From the genome of Eublepharis macularius isolate TG4126 chromosome 4, MPM_Emac_v1.0, whole genome shotgun sequence:
GTGGTAAATTAACATGGGGATACAATCACTGACAAACAAGGATATGAGGCTTCAATCATCTGCAGAAGAGTACCTtgaaacaacatttttttaaaaaaaatgctaatgTGCACTGCCATAATCTGTTAGCAAACAATAAGCACAGCGCAGTTTGTCCCTCCAGGTTCCTCCTGGGGAACCTGTTTAAGGCCTGTTTCCATTGCTTATGTTGGGGGTAAGGGGGGGTGGATACTGCTGTTCTTACAGTTGAGTGTATACTAGCCCTACTTTGATATGCATAAGTCATACCACTCATTTTCCCAACTACTTCATACAAACTTCCCCACTTTTCTTCAAGGAAAAGAATCATGCAAATAGGGCCATTgtgcatttacagtgcaatcctgttcaATGTTACTCTACTGTAAGGCCATTAGTAGACTGGAATTGTAATGATAAGCCTagagtctctccccccccccacacacacacacactcttcggTTAGATGCATAGGCAAAGGCAGTCTTCCACCAGGTAAGCAGCAGTGTTCCAGGTTAGCACACAAATGGCCATAGAACAAACAATGGGAAGCCTTTCATGTATTTAGTCTCTGCCTTCTGAAGAGAACTGAAGCTGATACTTCCTGCTCTGATTTTTGTAAATTCATCTTCAGCAATAGACTTACAGCCAAACCATggggtttcaatttttttttctcccttgtaAACTGTTGGTATGCAGGGGGCCAATTTTGATTGCAACCATGCTGTGGGGGGAAAGGGCAAGATCAcacttttcctgacctgaaatgacccTGTGAGGCTGCTGCATGCCATACTGCAGTGTCACAAGCAAGTCCTGTGTCAGGAGGACCTGCCTgcttgttgattgggggaaatgtGAAGTTCCATGGGCAAATGACTTTATATTTATTGAAAAAGTACCTTCCCTGCCAGAATCTTATGCTCTATCAGCTGCTTTTAAGAATCTAAATTTTGGTTGCTGTGATCAATTGGAGGGGGGCGGGGCTGGACTGAACTGAATTGCTTGTTTATGAAAGTGTTTGAATGTAGGCCAGTCGCTCAAAGGCTTGAACTTGGCGTCCACCCTTTCTGTTGCcattaaaagaaagaaagtgggGATTTATTACAATGTGTATGAATGCGTGAGAAGGAGTCAGCATGAACATGTGTATCGGCATTTCTCCACTACATCTCTTTTCTTGTTCATTATTTCTAACAACTTACCAGGCAGAGGCTTGTGCCCACCTAGAGGTCAAGATCATAGGTGTCTTTGGGAAGGCCGTCATAATGCATGTTAATTGCAAAAAAAAGTTATACTGCAGCTGGCTCCATTGTCATCTCTGACACAACAGGcaaaacaacagtaacaacaacaactgtgtttatatactgctcttctagacggattaatgccccattcagagcggtgaacaagttagtgtgattattatcctgacaatacagctggggagctgggcagagagaaggtgCTTaaccaaggctacctgctgagctcatggcagtagtgggatttgaatagcagagtgctgatctgtAGCTGAACCACTGAACCACTGGGGCTTTATTGGAATGATCATGACAGCAACCACTAACATTTGAACTGTTCTGctttcccctctttctctcaATCTCTCTTTTAGGACACTTAAAAGGAGGGTTTCCCAGTGCTGAAGAAACAGCCCCAGCAATGGAGCCTCGAATGCCTCACAACATTACTGTGGTCCCCAATTCCACCATGGTGCAGCCGCTCTTGGACAGCCGTATCCCCTATGGCAGACTTCAGCATCCGCTGACCATTCTGCCAATTGACCAAATGAAGACCACACACATTGAGAATGACTACATTGACAGCCCCACCCTGGCCCAGTTGGCTGCTCAGAAATATTCTAGGGCTCACCACGAACCCACTCACCCACCAAGATGTGAGCAGGACATCACCCACCCATGGATTTCTTTCAGTGGGCGACCCAGTTCtattagtagcagcagcagcacatcTTCAGATCAAAGGCTTTTGGATCACATGGTGCCAGCACCAGTGACAGACCAGTCCTCCCCAAGAGCTGTCCGGACACAGCCCAAAGTGGTTAACTGCAAGCCGCTAGATCTCAAGGGCCCCACTTCTCTGGAGTTGGACAAGCACTTTTTGCTGTGTGAAGCCTGTGGAAAATGCAAGTGCAAGGAATGTGCCCTGCCAAGGACTTTGCCCTCTTGCTGGGTCTGCAACCAAGAGTGCCTCTGCTCAGCTCAGAACCTGGTCAATTACTCCACCTGCATGTGCTTGGTGAAGGGCATCTTCTACCACTGTACCAATGAGGACGACGAAGGTTCCTGTGCAGACCACCCCTGTTCCTGCTCTCATTCAAACTGCTGTGCCCGTTGGTCTTTCATGAGCGCCCTTTCTCTGGTTTTGCCATGTTTGCTGTGCTATCTGCCTGCGACTGGCTGTGTGAAACTGTCACAGCGATGCTATGACCAAGTGAGTCGGCCTGGATGTCGGTGTAAAAATACAAACAGTGTGATTTGTAAAACGTCTCCTGAAGGGAAAGTTGGCAGCAGACCGGAGAAGCCGTTTTGATTTCTggagagaggggtgggggtggggagtgtagAAAAACTACAGGAAGGAGTTTCATAACCTGTGTTGAGCATGAAAAATGTGTCAGCCTTTTGCTttctacaaagaaagaaaaaaaagacaccCTCTTTCCTGGACCTGAAGCACTTCGAATTATTCAGGGCTGTGGAAACAGAGTGCAGAAAGAGGCTTCTTCATTGTTTGTAGTGTGAAGGCAGAAACTGGCCACACAGAACAGCTTGGGGTCTACTACTGTTGTGGTTCGTAGTGTTTGCTGAGGTGACATACCACAACAATAATTAACAGACAGGTTCAGCAGGTACATCTGTAGCTTCAGCAACATTGTTATTTCTTGAAGGCTGCCCAGTTCTCGACAGGGACCTTTTCCCCGTCTTTTATTTATTACTTGGAGACTGTTATCAGTAAAAGGTTAACTTTCTAAAACACATTTAAGAGGAGCAGTTGCCTGCTGTCTCTTCTCTTCCCCACCTCCCTTTATACAAAAGTGGTTGTCTGTAAATTCCTAGTACTGTTTTTGATTAACAGTCCCTTTCAGCTCTGCCTTGAGCAGAGCTTGGTGTGATGGAGACACCGGCAGAGGGAGCTTTTCTGCTGATTGCTACAGGTCAGGTCTCAGTTACAGGCATAGCTAGTtgaaagctggcaatcctaccagcCTTTTCATTCAAACACATCTTAttcgttctttttaaaaaaaaaattgcatggcATGTAGAAGAACTATTCTGACCAACATTACTTGGAAAGCAGGAGGCGAGGACGTACAGCATCAATCCCTTTGCTCTCAACTTCTACATCTTCACTGTAATGTCTTCCCAGAATCTTATATGTGTTTGACTGTTTGCGCATAGAGCTCTCTGTGCAATTCTAGATCATACAGAGAATTTTATGTACATTTCTGTAGGCTCTGTGTAGACATTAAGCTGAAAGTGTGGACATTTGCAAAATGCACGTGTATCCATTTTCTATCCCCACCCTTGAAGTAATGTCTAACCATGTTTTCTTTTACTAAATATGAGGGCTGGTGgtggagaataataataataacaataacatttgatttatatactgcccttcaggacaccttaatgcccactcagagcagtttacaaagtacgttattattatcttcacaacaatcaccctgtgttgTGGGTGGGGGGTCTGAGAaactgggactgacccaaggtctcccatctggcttcaggtggaggagtgaggaatcaaacccgggtgaATGTAAGTTATATTTGCAGTCGTCTCAAGCTTGCAACCATTTATGGAGATGTTCTACTGACTCTAGTAAGACTACTCCAAAGGAAGCGGGATGGCAACTGCAATGCAAAGCTTTGATTCCCAAGAACCTAAAAAGACTTGAAGCCAAAGCCAGATTTGTTCAGTGTAATTCCCACCGACAGGAGTCCTTGAGCTATTTGGCCCATTTAGTATTTGGTGAATTCTGAGTGTACACGTTTGCCTCAATAAATTCTGTTACATGATTAAATGGCATGTTGTTCACACAAACAAGAATTTGCTAAAGTCAATACCAAGGTATATATGTCAAGGCACCACCCTTACTAACATTTGCACATTGAATTGTAACAGTTCAAAACTTAACCACATTAAGCTACACATAAGTATCTGCTGAACCAAGAAATTGTTTTCTCCATCCTCCACTGCGCACTAGCAGAATCAACGTAAGCTGTACAAAATGTgtaagtttttctttttaaaccaaTATCAGTGCAACTCAGGTTCCATGAAAAACATATTGGCACAATGTCATTCGGTCAGAGTATTTAAATGCTCCCTTTTATTGCTTTTGCTCAACTTTTGTCTTCTCTATATAGggatccccagggctttttttcagctggaacgcagtggaacagagttccgacacctcttaaaaatggtcacatggctggtggccccgccccctggtctctagacagaggggagtttagattgctgagtggcatggagggcaatctaaactcccctctgtctggagatcagggggcagagccaccagccatgtgaccattttcaccgaaggcaattcaaactttaaaaaactccccccttgttccagctgacccaaagtgacaacaCTGTGCGgtcttaagttccaccacctcttttcccagaaaaaaagccctggggatcccattcccccagtgggggcagaggatcccccactcccagcctccatcccttgccactgcttacctgaccagcaggggtAGAAGGtgagggaatgggcctgggagctctggagcacGCTCCTGCACACTCTGAAAGACTTCCTTGTCCCTCCGGGAATGACATTATTCCTCACACAATGAAGAAGTCCTCCGGAGGGGATGTAAGTTCCCCCCCATATGTCTCCCATGACCCCTCCCCATCCCTCAGTTTGGgtcccaggagacctggcaaccctacgtctaTAGAACAACAGTCTGTCATAAACCCAGAAGAATTTCTACACAGCAGAATTGCTTCTAATGCTAAGTTCTTGTAGGAGGCCTAGGTACATATTTGTTACAAATGGTTTCAGTTTTTGTTATTTAAAATATCCATAGAGTAGCAGGGTTGCAGTCAAATAGATGCAGTTTTTTCCAATCTCCTTGCCTTTTAAAGTTCTGTCTgtcaggaggagagaaaagaaTTAACCTTTATACATCCATCAATACTGCATTCCCGTCAAGTGGATTAACTTCTTTCTGTCAACAACCTCATCGATATTGGGTAATATAACAAGTCAAATGAAGAGGTTATCTGTTTCAAAAAAGCAGATCTTAAGACTGCTGGTTTGATTTAGGATTACTGCACAGCCTGACTGACAACTTTCCTGCTTTAATTCAGCAAGCAGTTGGCAAACCCATTTTGTGGTCTCTAGAAATTACATTAACTTGTTTGCAATTAAAAAGCCAAAACTTTACCAGCAGGGAGGAGCTGTCTTTTTTTAATGGGAGGAGGGAGATATGTGTTTGCATTTTCTTGTAGCAGCTGACttcgttttgtttttttaaactgtatatatttattgattgGGAAATATTTTTAATCTTCCTTTTTATATTTATAATACTTGTTGGTAATGTAAATAGTGTTTCACAGAAAAAGGGATACATCATCTGTGTTGCCAGATACTGAATTGTGTAGATTTGCCTTACCATGGACACAATGGCCACGATCCACTGAGAACACTTTCTGCCCACTGGAGTGAAAGGGAGAATAATAAGCATGCTCTGGTGccactcccattcatttcagtggggagTGCTTTTTAAGTTCCTTGTGGGTTATATGCAGTATGTTGTATCTATATTCTTGCACAAACTTGAGGGAGCCATGCAATGAGTAAGTGGAAAGGAAGAAGGAGAGTCTTAGCCAAAATACTGTTGAATGTATAAATCATTGTAATCTTCAAGGGAAGATAAACCATGTTCTGAGAATATAAACAGGCTGGAAGTCCGATGCTTGTTGTTGTAAGCACAAACGGTAACCATGCGCTTACCTGTCAGCTTTACTGAATCATGTGTTCTTGTGAGCACTGAAGAGCATTGATGAAGCAATTACAGCTTCTAGGGTTTGGTTGTCCCCAGAAGATCAACAAACTAATGGATTGGCCTGTGCCAATATCCGCCCAGAACATTCCTATAGTTCTTAAAATACCTTCTGATGAAACGGGGCCTCTTCTTTTTATTGTACATAGCTGCCAACATTTAAATTTCtgtatggatttttaaaagttaaatagtatattatatatatatatatcagtgcCAATCTGATGCAAGTGGTAGATCCTATTGGTGCCAACCTGATCATATGCTAGAAAGGCCATCAAGCATTCAAACAGCTGTTTGCAAATGTAGCAAAATGAAAGTCCTAGTTTCCAGGCCCCCTCTGGTGTAGCAATCAGGCGGCATGTTTCTCCGGCTCTTTGCCTGAGGCCTAGCAACAAAGTTGTCAAGTTTCTTGCAGTGCATTGAAAGGATTCTGGGTTAGTCCAGCTCAAGAAGAGCCTGGACAACATGACACTGTTTCTTTAGAGGGTCTTGGCTGCTAGGTTTTCAGAGGGCCTTTGTTTGCTAGCACACTGTTTCTTttaccctttcctcccccacccctgcctgtcTTCTACTTTTAAGGTACATGTACCCTGTCCCAAATTACCTCTCTTTAGATTCAGAGTATTACTATAACATAGTCACATGCATTTAAATTGAGCCAAAGGGTAACAGGGCTCTTGCAAATCCTCAGCTTTCCCAGTGGGCCAGGGTAGGTTGTGCTCTGAAGGAAAGTCATTACAAAAGATCAAAAAGTAACCTGGTCTGCTCTGAGGCACCAAAGAAAATGGTGAAATCACAGAATGGGGTATTAGGAAACAGGCCTGTCCTTCTGGGTGTTCAACTTGTCCTGAACCCTGCCTTCATTTTTTTACCTTCCATCacctaagcaaaagaaaaaacagactaaTGAAGGAATATATTTCTATTCCATCAACCAAGGAAATACAGAAAATCTGCCATCTATCACTTGTCTCCAAGAGGTTCGCTGTACTATTAAACTGAGAAGAACTGCAGTGAGGATTCGGAATGAGGACAGGGTATAATGCAACATGTAGCCTTTTTGCTTCTCTGAAACTCTCATTGCTTTAAAATTTCTCTCCGTGCCTCCCTCCCGCACACTGTAAATGTCTCTTGTAGCACTGGGCATGCCAGGTTTGTTTTTATTCCATTTCTCCAAAAACTGGTCAAGGTTCCCTTCTTTACATTTCCCTTCAACTGAAAAAAATTACCACAGAAGTTTTTCTTGTATAGAATATTTATTTTGAAGCTCTATTTTAATAGTATTTATTTTAGAAGTCTACTATTGTAAGAGTTCTTCTGTTTGtgaagaaaaacaagttaaactgAATGTACTGATCTAGAaattatatacaaaatatatattGTTAAATATACAAATCTCTTGTGGTTTGTTTTTCCATATACACCTTGAGTAGCAGTGCT
Proteins encoded in this window:
- the SPRY4 gene encoding protein sprouty homolog 4 — protein: MEPRMPHNITVVPNSTMVQPLLDSRIPYGRLQHPLTILPIDQMKTTHIENDYIDSPTLAQLAAQKYSRAHHEPTHPPRCEQDITHPWISFSGRPSSISSSSSTSSDQRLLDHMVPAPVTDQSSPRAVRTQPKVVNCKPLDLKGPTSLELDKHFLLCEACGKCKCKECALPRTLPSCWVCNQECLCSAQNLVNYSTCMCLVKGIFYHCTNEDDEGSCADHPCSCSHSNCCARWSFMSALSLVLPCLLCYLPATGCVKLSQRCYDQVSRPGCRCKNTNSVICKTSPEGKVGSRPEKPF